In Hahella sp. KA22, one genomic interval encodes:
- a CDS encoding SppA protein, with protein MVVESGPENYDGEVFMYYGDIAREGYNKISEAYEKAENKKDKVCLVLVTYGGDPDAAYRIARATHHHFSTVEVLIPDICKSAGTLLCIGAQRLIFGDRGELGPLDIQLSKPDEMFENMSGLDIIQAINALQNQVLESFRTYLFDIRTGSRIRTKTAAELAISLADGFVAPIAARIDPLTLGSHQRAMQIAYDYGERLGKMADSLKPNALVRLVSTYPSHGFVIDRKEAGELFNQVVAPEGATLSIYNWAREVITAYQYPFGNSPCVHNIREAIMTNISAQEACYEGGNTNDQRLKSKSSEANASARNKSEDHEPDVSQSSKSGNGSGNSKRKRAYKATGDE; from the coding sequence ATGGTTGTAGAAAGTGGGCCGGAAAACTATGATGGCGAAGTGTTCATGTACTACGGAGACATCGCTAGAGAAGGGTACAACAAGATTTCTGAAGCTTATGAAAAAGCCGAAAATAAGAAAGATAAGGTTTGCCTCGTTCTCGTAACTTATGGTGGAGATCCCGATGCAGCGTATCGAATTGCTCGGGCTACACATCACCACTTTTCAACCGTTGAAGTCTTGATTCCTGATATTTGTAAATCCGCTGGAACACTTCTCTGTATCGGCGCGCAGAGGCTCATTTTTGGCGATAGAGGTGAGCTTGGCCCTTTAGATATTCAGCTATCTAAGCCTGATGAGATGTTTGAGAACATGTCAGGGCTGGATATTATTCAAGCTATAAATGCTCTACAAAACCAAGTATTAGAATCGTTTCGCACTTACCTATTCGACATACGGACAGGGAGCCGAATTCGTACAAAAACAGCCGCAGAGCTTGCTATAAGCTTGGCTGATGGCTTTGTGGCTCCAATTGCAGCCAGAATTGACCCTCTAACTTTGGGGTCTCACCAAAGGGCGATGCAAATAGCGTATGACTATGGTGAAAGACTAGGTAAAATGGCCGACTCCCTGAAACCTAATGCCCTTGTTAGACTTGTCAGCACCTATCCTTCCCATGGCTTTGTAATCGATAGAAAAGAGGCTGGGGAGTTGTTCAATCAAGTAGTAGCGCCTGAAGGTGCTACGCTAAGTATATATAATTGGGCCCGCGAAGTTATTACAGCTTACCAGTATCCCTTTGGAAACTCGCCGTGCGTACATAACATCCGTGAGGCTATAATGACTAATATATCGGCACAGGAGGCCTGTTATGAAGGTGGAAATACTAATGACCAGCGACTCAAGAGCAAAAGCTCGGAAGCTAATGCAAGCGCAAGGAACAAAAGCGAAGACCATGAGCCAGATGTTAGTCAATCAAGTAAATCGGGAAATGGCTCGGGGAATTCAAAGCGAAAAAGGGCGTATAAAGCAACTGGGGATGAGTAA